One Nodularia sp. LEGE 06071 DNA segment encodes these proteins:
- a CDS encoding DUF1517 domain-containing protein, giving the protein MRNKLQQTIKPLFKIFFVFSLVLTLALSHADGALAARSGGRIGGGSFGGGGGFRAPSSRTYTPRTYAPGGGGYYPGGGGFGFPFLIPFWGIGGGFGGIFSILIFLAIANFLMQTFRRVSNGESEDVGYSSNPAVSVTRLQVGLLAQARGLQDELNKIAESADTNSPEGRAEVLQEASLALLRHPEYWVYGGGGTQQVKLNAAEGQFNRLSLAERSKFSEETLSNVNNQLKSALKNKEALPGADQIDNPTQLISEGPGEYLIVTLLAATLGKFEIPQINSADDLRQALRRIGGIPGDQLLAIEVLWTPQAEGDTLTSDDILAEYTDLKLM; this is encoded by the coding sequence ATGCGTAACAAACTACAACAAACCATCAAACCCCTGTTCAAAATTTTCTTTGTCTTCAGCCTAGTGTTAACTTTAGCACTGAGCCATGCTGATGGAGCATTAGCCGCCCGCAGTGGTGGTCGCATCGGTGGAGGAAGCTTCGGTGGTGGTGGAGGCTTTAGAGCGCCTTCTAGCCGGACATACACACCGCGGACTTATGCGCCTGGTGGTGGTGGATACTATCCTGGTGGTGGTGGCTTCGGCTTTCCGTTCTTGATTCCCTTTTGGGGTATCGGCGGCGGATTTGGCGGTATCTTTAGCATTTTAATCTTTTTAGCGATCGCCAACTTCCTGATGCAAACCTTCCGCCGTGTCAGCAATGGTGAAAGCGAAGACGTAGGCTATAGCAGCAATCCGGCTGTATCTGTAACTCGTTTGCAAGTTGGTTTATTAGCACAAGCCCGTGGTTTGCAAGATGAACTCAACAAAATCGCCGAATCTGCTGATACTAATTCCCCAGAAGGAAGAGCCGAAGTTTTGCAAGAAGCGAGTTTAGCTTTACTCCGTCATCCAGAATACTGGGTATATGGAGGTGGTGGTACACAGCAAGTTAAATTAAATGCGGCTGAAGGTCAGTTTAACCGTCTGTCATTAGCAGAACGCAGCAAGTTTAGTGAAGAAACTCTGTCTAATGTCAACAACCAGTTGAAATCAGCTTTGAAGAATAAAGAAGCTTTACCTGGTGCTGACCAAATCGACAACCCCACCCAACTAATAAGTGAAGGTCCTGGAGAATACCTGATTGTCACCTTATTAGCAGCCACATTAGGCAAATTTGAAATCCCACAAATCAACAGTGCTGATGACTTGCGTCAAGCCTTGCGGCGAATTGGTGGTATTCCCGGTGATCAACTTTTAGCGATTGAAGTGCTTTGGACTCCCCAAGCTGAAGGCGATACCCTGACATCTGATGATATCTTGGCGGAGTACACCGATTTGAAATTGATGTAA
- a CDS encoding alkaline phosphatase D family protein → MKSNNPLKFNRRQFLLNSAVTAGGIITTNLISKSPVFGQAPGIITSDRMRPGIPYGIASGDITDDSIIIWSRSDRPAKMLIEYSTSESFNRVGRVFGPVTSEEEDFTARFVLRNLPSDQQIFYRVTFQDLDSRNVYSEPVSGTFRTPPTTGRDIFFVWGGDTAGQGWGINPDFGGMKIYETMRQLNPDFFIHSGDTIYADGPLQSEVLLDDGKVWKNIITEEKSKVAETLQEFRGNFQYNLLDENVKRFNAEVPMLAQWDDHETTNNWYPGEFLLNDDRYTVKDVNLLAQRARQAFLEYMPISYKTRFGADRSKIYRSFQHGPLLDIFMLDERTYRGQNTENLQPVQSAETDMLGKSQLQWMKVQLLKSKATWKVIASDMPLGLIVRDGGNFEAWANADNGPALGRELELTELLRFIKHRDIKNVVWVTADVHYAAAHYYDPSKAQFTDFKPFWEFVAGPLNSGTFGPGQLDNTFGPQLIFQSNPPGMKPNRPPSEGLQFFGGVKIDADTKVMTVSLRNIAGEIIYSVDLPPEN, encoded by the coding sequence ATAAAATCCAATAACCCATTGAAGTTTAACCGTCGCCAGTTTTTGCTAAATTCTGCTGTGACAGCCGGTGGAATCATTACCACAAATCTGATATCAAAATCACCAGTTTTCGGACAAGCACCTGGAATTATTACCTCTGACAGAATGCGTCCTGGGATACCTTATGGTATTGCCTCTGGAGATATCACCGATGATAGTATTATAATCTGGAGTCGCAGCGATCGCCCTGCGAAAATGTTAATTGAATATTCCACCAGTGAATCTTTTAACCGGGTGGGGCGTGTTTTCGGTCCAGTTACTTCAGAAGAAGAGGATTTCACAGCCCGATTTGTTCTCCGGAATTTACCTTCAGACCAACAAATATTTTATCGGGTAACTTTCCAAGATTTAGACTCTAGAAACGTCTACAGCGAACCAGTAAGCGGTACTTTCCGCACTCCCCCCACAACTGGACGAGATATTTTCTTTGTTTGGGGTGGAGATACAGCCGGTCAAGGATGGGGAATTAATCCTGACTTTGGTGGGATGAAAATTTACGAAACAATGCGTCAACTTAATCCCGACTTTTTCATTCATTCTGGCGATACCATTTATGCTGATGGGCCGCTTCAATCAGAAGTGTTGCTAGATGATGGCAAAGTTTGGAAAAACATCATTACAGAAGAAAAATCAAAGGTAGCAGAAACGCTTCAAGAATTTCGTGGCAATTTTCAATACAATTTGCTGGATGAAAATGTCAAGCGTTTTAACGCTGAAGTTCCGATGTTGGCGCAGTGGGACGACCACGAAACCACAAACAACTGGTATCCTGGTGAATTTCTTCTCAATGATGACCGCTATACAGTCAAGGATGTTAACTTGTTAGCACAAAGGGCAAGACAAGCATTTTTGGAATATATGCCCATTAGCTATAAAACCAGATTTGGTGCCGATAGATCAAAAATTTATCGTTCCTTCCAACATGGCCCGTTACTAGACATTTTCATGCTGGATGAACGCACTTATCGGGGACAAAACACCGAGAATCTTCAGCCAGTACAAAGTGCAGAAACAGATATGCTGGGGAAATCACAATTGCAATGGATGAAAGTGCAATTGCTGAAATCAAAAGCCACATGGAAAGTAATTGCTAGTGATATGCCTTTGGGACTAATAGTTCGAGACGGCGGCAATTTTGAAGCCTGGGCTAACGCAGACAACGGCCCAGCTTTGGGAAGGGAATTAGAGTTAACTGAGTTACTGCGATTTATCAAACACAGGGATATTAAAAACGTTGTTTGGGTAACTGCTGATGTACATTATGCAGCAGCCCACTATTACGACCCCAGCAAGGCACAATTCACCGACTTTAAGCCTTTCTGGGAGTTTGTCGCCGGGCCTCTCAACTCTGGGACATTTGGCCCAGGACAATTAGACAATACCTTTGGCCCACAATTAATATTTCAAAGTAATCCTCCAGGTATGAAACCAAATCGACCCCCCAGTGAAGGTTTACAATTCTTTGGAGGAGTGAAAATTGATGCTGATACCAAGGTGATGACAGTTTCACTGCGTAACATAGCTGGAGAAATTATTTACAGCGTAGATTTGCCACCAGAAAATTAA
- a CDS encoding AAA family ATPase, producing the protein MLKQLILENWKSFRYAELPLDPLTVLIGTNASGKSNVVEALEFLQRIAQGENIESALAGDKTLASIRGGVEWAARKPESQFTLKVLMQGEDENTDYLYVIQIQTLPEVRVIKEYIEFETLNEKKVLTVKNYNFTSKSGLRFVDSSAESDELRQFNPFNEKKLLQGEDFLEILQNHYLPLKKKLNILVISSLQKSLILNPIPSQMRDYSRLSDTLESDVSNIAGVLAALSEQQKKEVESALSDYIKHLPEGDIKKVWAEKVGRFGTDAMLYCQEEWKPGEITEIDARSMSDGTLRFLAILTALLTRPEGSQLVIEEIDNGLHPSRAKLLVKILREIGSKRNIDILITTHNPALLDALGPEIVPFVVVAHRDSETGESKLTILEDIDNLPLLLASGTLGKLATKGAIEKSLSENK; encoded by the coding sequence ATGTTGAAACAACTCATCCTGGAGAATTGGAAAAGTTTCCGTTATGCGGAGCTTCCACTTGACCCTTTGACTGTTCTGATTGGTACTAACGCCAGTGGGAAATCTAATGTAGTTGAAGCTTTGGAATTTTTGCAAAGGATAGCGCAAGGAGAAAATATTGAATCTGCTTTAGCAGGAGATAAAACACTTGCTTCTATTCGCGGTGGTGTAGAGTGGGCTGCACGTAAACCAGAATCTCAGTTTACATTAAAGGTGCTAATGCAGGGTGAGGATGAAAATACGGATTATTTATATGTTATTCAAATACAAACACTACCTGAAGTGAGAGTGATAAAGGAATATATTGAATTTGAAACTTTGAATGAAAAAAAAGTATTGACTGTCAAAAATTATAATTTTACTAGCAAAAGTGGTTTAAGATTCGTTGACTCTAGTGCTGAGAGTGACGAGTTAAGGCAATTTAATCCATTTAATGAAAAAAAACTACTGCAAGGAGAAGATTTTTTAGAAATATTGCAAAATCACTATTTACCTTTAAAAAAGAAACTAAATATTCTTGTGATTTCAAGTTTACAAAAAAGTTTGATTCTAAATCCTATACCTTCTCAAATGCGTGATTATTCACGACTTTCTGATACGCTAGAAAGCGATGTATCAAATATAGCTGGTGTACTAGCAGCTTTATCTGAACAGCAAAAAAAAGAAGTTGAATCAGCACTGTCTGATTACATCAAACATTTACCAGAAGGCGATATTAAAAAAGTATGGGCGGAAAAAGTAGGTAGATTTGGCACAGATGCTATGCTCTATTGTCAGGAAGAATGGAAACCTGGAGAGATTACAGAAATTGATGCTAGAAGTATGTCAGATGGAACTTTACGTTTTTTAGCAATTCTGACAGCACTACTCACGCGACCGGAAGGTAGTCAACTGGTAATTGAAGAAATAGATAATGGTTTGCATCCCTCCCGTGCTAAATTACTTGTGAAAATCCTGCGAGAGATTGGCAGCAAAAGAAATATTGATATTCTAATTACTACCCATAACCCAGCTTTACTGGATGCTTTAGGCCCTGAAATAGTCCCGTTTGTCGTTGTCGCACATCGAGACTCAGAAACAGGAGAAAGTAAACTTACTATTTTAGAAGATATTGATAATCTTCCTTTGTTACTAGCATCAGGTACTTTGGGTAAACTAGCAACCAAAGGAGCAATTGAAAAGAGCCTTTCTGAGAATAAGTAA
- a CDS encoding AAA family ATPase — MEGKRFIQKIRLENFLSYGSEGEEIELQPLNVLIGANTSGKSNLIEALGILRATPIDLPAPFRQGGGVSEFLWKGGQENPVATIEATLDYPQRTQNLHYKVSLTEVGQRLELIDEAVENEERYSGESDVYFYYRYQGGRPVFNVNTIDEDKRFQRSLKREDLIPDQSVLSQRKDPDLYPELSYLSTAFSNIGLYRHWQMGRYSEPRNAQKTDLPEHPLLENGSNLGLFLNNLQHQIGNRKIIENLKKFYEAAEELSVRIYGGTVQIFIREEGFIQPIPANRLSDGTLRYLFLMALLLDPTPPPLICIEEPEIGLHPDILPTIAEMLIEASQRTQLIVTTHSDALVSALSEYPESVIVCERDEKGSHLHRQEPDRLKNWLAKYTLGDLWRMGQIGGNRW, encoded by the coding sequence TTGGAAGGTAAGAGATTTATTCAGAAAATACGATTAGAAAATTTTCTTTCTTATGGAAGTGAAGGTGAAGAAATTGAATTACAACCGCTAAATGTCTTAATTGGCGCTAACACTTCTGGTAAATCAAATTTAATTGAAGCTTTGGGAATTTTACGGGCTACACCTATAGATTTACCCGCCCCATTTCGTCAAGGTGGAGGCGTAAGTGAGTTTCTATGGAAGGGTGGACAGGAAAACCCAGTAGCTACAATTGAAGCTACCTTAGATTATCCTCAAAGAACCCAAAATCTACATTATAAAGTTAGCTTGACAGAAGTTGGTCAAAGACTAGAATTAATCGATGAAGCTGTGGAGAATGAAGAACGATATTCAGGTGAAAGTGATGTCTATTTTTACTATCGTTATCAAGGTGGTCGTCCGGTTTTCAATGTTAACACTATAGATGAGGATAAACGATTTCAACGCTCTCTTAAACGAGAAGATTTAATTCCTGATCAGTCAGTATTATCTCAGCGAAAAGATCCAGATTTGTATCCAGAACTTTCTTATCTCAGCACGGCATTTTCTAATATAGGTTTATATCGTCATTGGCAGATGGGGCGATACTCAGAACCTAGAAATGCTCAAAAAACTGATTTACCAGAACATCCTTTATTAGAAAATGGAAGTAATTTAGGACTATTTTTAAACAACTTACAACATCAAATAGGTAATAGAAAAATAATTGAGAACTTGAAAAAGTTTTATGAAGCAGCCGAAGAATTGAGTGTAAGAATATATGGCGGTACAGTGCAGATATTTATTCGTGAAGAGGGTTTTATTCAACCAATTCCTGCAAATCGGTTATCTGATGGTACACTCCGTTATTTATTCTTAATGGCTTTACTACTTGACCCAACTCCACCTCCACTTATTTGTATTGAAGAACCGGAGATTGGGTTACATCCAGATATTTTACCGACTATTGCAGAAATGCTAATTGAAGCATCACAGAGAACACAATTAATAGTGACAACTCATTCTGATGCTTTAGTTTCTGCTTTGAGTGAATATCCCGAATCAGTAATAGTTTGTGAACGAGATGAAAAAGGTAGCCATCTGCACCGTCAGGAACCTGATAGATTAAAAAATTGGTTAGCAAAGTATACCCTTGGTGACCTCTGGCGGATGGGACAAATTGGTGGAAATCGTTGGTAA
- a CDS encoding DUF4276 family protein, whose product MKIYIYIEGVGDEDDVELLPRQRPGFRSGIRSGKETTTGLRPGCIKFFQELYDIAGENIKVVMCGSRRDAYENFKIALESQPEAFNVLLIDAESPVCTSVKPWEHLRNRKDDQPWILDALNFEDEQCHLMVQTMEAWFIADIDALRTFYGEGFREDGISQGMVVYPSIEQVSKDTLKIWLAAATRRTEKKKYHKTNHAPKLLELLDVAKVRQASPYCDRLFMTLSDKITKV is encoded by the coding sequence ATGAAGATTTATATTTACATTGAGGGTGTAGGAGATGAAGATGATGTTGAATTACTACCTAGACAACGCCCTGGCTTTCGTAGTGGTATCAGGAGTGGAAAAGAAACCACCACTGGACTACGCCCAGGTTGTATAAAATTTTTTCAAGAACTATATGATATTGCCGGTGAAAATATCAAGGTAGTTATGTGCGGATCACGGCGTGATGCTTATGAAAATTTTAAAATAGCTTTAGAGTCTCAACCAGAAGCTTTTAATGTTTTATTAATTGATGCTGAATCTCCAGTTTGTACTAGTGTGAAACCTTGGGAACATTTGAGAAATAGAAAAGACGATCAGCCTTGGATTTTAGATGCACTGAATTTTGAGGATGAGCAGTGCCACCTGATGGTACAAACAATGGAAGCATGGTTTATTGCTGATATTGATGCTTTAAGAACATTTTATGGTGAGGGATTTAGGGAAGATGGTATCTCTCAAGGAATGGTGGTATATCCTAGCATAGAACAAGTTTCTAAAGATACTCTGAAAATATGGCTTGCGGCAGCTACTCGCCGTACAGAAAAGAAAAAATATCATAAAACAAACCATGCTCCAAAGCTTTTGGAATTGCTGGATGTGGCTAAGGTTCGTCAAGCATCGCCATACTGCGATCGCCTGTTCATGACTTTAAGCGATAAGATAACAAAAGTTTGA